The following are from one region of the Phycisphaerales bacterium genome:
- a CDS encoding efflux RND transporter permease subunit: MDFVRLAIQRPVGVVVAVLIVVMFGLIGMGAIPIQLTPTVDRPIITVTTNWPGRSPQEVVDEVTKEQEEQLKNVSNLKSMRSLSSEGSASITLEYYIGTSIDRALQEVSDALRQVPDYPEEVDEPIIADTSGGPENAIAWIIIDIDPEHIDRFKDFDITTLFDPVDREIRPFLERVGGVAEVNVYGGREREVRVLLDPYAMAQRGLNHVNVYDALRGENRNVSAGTLAEGKRDYRVRVIGQFSDPQQVLDTIVAYRDGKPVYLRDIGTVELSHEKPRGFVRSLGQPCLAINALRQTDANVVEVMTDMREQLDQIRQDILPNLHPEVGPYLRMRQVYDETTYISSAIDLVLENLWIGGILAGLVLLIFLRSVPATLVIALAIPISVIGTFLVLLGLGRTLNVISLAGLAFAVGMVVDNAIVVLENIDRHRAMGKKPAVAAYEGAKEVWGAVLASTLTTVVVFVPILTIQEEAGQLFRDISLAIVGAVSLSLIVSLTVIPSASAAWLGEPSRPKTRAGRAIRSLGGLATLGTAATAAFGRGIAWLMGAWRGATLRPLAIVVLTAASLLLSWVLMPPLDYLPAGNRNLVFGGLLLPPGLSVEARTELAERMEAQVGPYTTQQIGGTDASGLPKIPYGYAPDPETGEMPAYEPVAIENFFIGAFGTQMFAGATSANERVVIPVGQILTNTFNQLNSDIFGGASQASLFGRGAAGGGTIDIEISGPNLDKVKSVAQQAFMAAAGKYGYGRVQPSPANFTLEQPEVRAEINNVGRDLGLTTEGVGLAVRGLFDGVFVGDYQLDGEQVDLVMLPFGGRLEYMEKMLSIPIATPAGPVVPIDSVVDIRRGLAPQEISRVEELPSVTINVRPPEGVPVAEVIQVIREEIITPLRASGQIDSTMRIRMEGTAAKLDEVQQAMFGLGGEATNGAAAGTPTRALWIFGWIAQVGGLALAVVTLAIAVRRKKLFYAYGAIGLVLVGAIFLLLFGGLASYPTMLTARFVWALAVVYLLMCALFESFLYPLVIMFTVPLAVVGGFAALAWVHAVSAADPTIAPQNLDVLTILGFVILVGIVVNNAILIVHQSLNFMEKDPLKDPAVDVEHAHEAIARATTSRIRPIFMGTLTSVGGMLPLVLFPGAGSEMYRGLGSVVVGGLLVSTLFTLLLTPLLFSLVIDMRVGARRALARSPRSGDTPVAGATPQPA; this comes from the coding sequence GTGGATTTCGTTCGACTTGCGATCCAGCGCCCGGTGGGCGTGGTCGTTGCCGTTCTCATCGTCGTCATGTTCGGGCTGATCGGGATGGGCGCCATCCCGATCCAGCTTACGCCCACGGTGGATCGGCCGATCATCACCGTGACGACCAACTGGCCGGGCCGCAGCCCGCAGGAAGTCGTCGATGAGGTCACCAAGGAACAGGAAGAGCAGCTCAAGAACGTCTCGAATCTCAAGTCGATGCGTTCCCTGAGCAGCGAGGGCTCGGCGTCCATCACGCTGGAGTACTACATCGGCACCAGCATCGACCGGGCGCTCCAGGAGGTCTCGGACGCCCTCCGCCAGGTGCCCGATTATCCCGAAGAGGTCGACGAACCAATCATCGCCGACACGAGCGGCGGGCCCGAGAACGCCATCGCCTGGATCATCATCGACATCGATCCGGAGCACATCGACCGGTTCAAGGACTTCGACATCACGACCCTGTTCGACCCGGTGGATCGGGAGATCCGACCGTTCCTCGAGCGCGTGGGCGGCGTGGCGGAGGTCAACGTTTACGGCGGGCGGGAGCGCGAGGTCCGCGTCCTGCTTGATCCCTACGCCATGGCCCAGCGCGGGCTCAACCACGTCAACGTCTATGACGCCCTGCGGGGCGAGAACCGCAATGTCTCGGCCGGGACGCTCGCCGAGGGCAAGCGCGACTATCGCGTCCGGGTGATCGGGCAGTTCAGCGATCCGCAGCAGGTGCTCGACACCATCGTGGCCTATCGCGATGGCAAGCCCGTCTACTTGCGCGACATCGGCACGGTCGAGCTCAGCCATGAGAAGCCGCGTGGCTTCGTGCGCTCGCTCGGCCAGCCGTGCCTTGCCATCAACGCATTGCGACAGACCGACGCCAACGTGGTCGAGGTCATGACGGATATGCGCGAGCAGCTCGACCAGATCCGCCAGGACATCCTGCCCAACCTCCACCCCGAGGTCGGGCCCTACCTGCGCATGCGGCAGGTGTATGACGAGACGACGTACATCAGCTCGGCGATCGATCTGGTGCTCGAGAACCTGTGGATCGGCGGCATCCTGGCCGGCCTGGTCCTGCTGATCTTCCTGCGAAGCGTTCCCGCCACGCTGGTGATTGCCCTGGCCATCCCGATCTCTGTCATCGGCACGTTCCTCGTGCTGCTGGGGCTCGGGCGTACGCTGAACGTCATCTCGCTGGCAGGCCTGGCGTTCGCGGTGGGCATGGTGGTCGACAACGCGATCGTGGTGCTCGAGAACATCGACCGCCACCGCGCCATGGGCAAGAAGCCGGCCGTCGCGGCATACGAGGGCGCCAAGGAAGTCTGGGGTGCGGTGTTGGCCTCCACCCTGACCACCGTCGTGGTGTTCGTGCCCATCCTGACCATCCAGGAAGAAGCGGGCCAGCTGTTCCGCGATATCTCGCTGGCCATCGTGGGCGCGGTCTCGCTCTCGCTCATCGTCTCCCTGACGGTGATTCCCTCGGCCAGCGCGGCGTGGCTGGGCGAGCCGAGCCGACCCAAGACTCGGGCCGGGCGAGCCATCCGTTCGTTGGGCGGGCTTGCAACGCTCGGGACGGCCGCAACCGCGGCATTCGGTCGCGGCATCGCGTGGCTCATGGGCGCCTGGCGCGGCGCAACGCTGCGTCCGCTCGCCATCGTCGTGCTCACCGCGGCCAGCCTGTTGCTCTCGTGGGTGCTCATGCCGCCGCTGGACTACCTGCCCGCGGGTAACCGCAACCTGGTCTTCGGCGGGCTGCTGCTGCCCCCGGGCCTGAGCGTGGAAGCACGCACCGAACTTGCCGAGCGCATGGAGGCGCAGGTCGGTCCCTACACCACCCAGCAGATCGGCGGTACCGATGCGTCGGGCCTGCCCAAGATTCCGTATGGCTACGCGCCGGATCCCGAAACGGGCGAGATGCCCGCGTACGAACCGGTGGCGATCGAGAACTTCTTCATCGGCGCCTTCGGCACGCAGATGTTCGCCGGCGCGACCAGCGCCAACGAGCGTGTGGTGATCCCCGTTGGCCAGATCCTCACCAACACGTTCAACCAGCTCAACAGCGACATCTTTGGCGGCGCGAGCCAGGCTTCGCTCTTCGGCCGCGGCGCCGCGGGCGGCGGCACAATCGACATCGAGATCAGCGGGCCCAACCTGGACAAGGTCAAGAGCGTCGCCCAGCAGGCCTTCATGGCCGCGGCGGGCAAGTACGGGTACGGCCGCGTCCAGCCCAGCCCGGCGAACTTCACGCTCGAGCAGCCCGAGGTCCGCGCCGAGATCAACAACGTCGGGCGAGACCTGGGGCTGACCACCGAGGGCGTCGGGCTCGCCGTGCGAGGCCTCTTCGACGGCGTCTTCGTGGGCGACTACCAGCTGGACGGCGAGCAGGTGGACCTGGTGATGCTGCCCTTCGGCGGCCGGCTGGAATACATGGAGAAGATGCTCAGCATCCCCATCGCCACGCCCGCCGGTCCGGTGGTGCCCATCGACAGCGTGGTGGACATCAGACGCGGCCTGGCCCCCCAGGAGATCAGCCGCGTCGAGGAACTGCCCAGCGTCACCATCAACGTGCGCCCGCCCGAGGGCGTGCCGGTGGCCGAAGTCATCCAGGTCATCCGCGAGGAGATCATCACGCCCCTGCGCGCCAGCGGCCAGATCGACTCGACCATGCGCATCAGGATGGAGGGCACCGCCGCCAAGCTCGACGAGGTGCAGCAGGCGATGTTCGGGCTTGGCGGAGAAGCCACCAACGGCGCCGCTGCCGGCACGCCCACGCGGGCCCTGTGGATCTTCGGCTGGATCGCCCAGGTGGGCGGGCTGGCGCTCGCGGTGGTCACGCTCGCGATCGCCGTGCGCCGCAAGAAGCTCTTCTACGCCTACGGGGCCATCGGCCTGGTGCTGGTGGGGGCCATCTTCCTGCTGCTCTTCGGCGGCCTGGCCAGCTACCCGACCATGCTGACCGCCCGTTTCGTATGGGCGCTCGCGGTGGTGTACCTGCTGATGTGCGCGCTCTTCGAGAGCTTCCTGTACCCGCTGGTCATCATGTTCACGGTGCCGCTGGCCGTGGTGGGCGGGTTCGCCGCCTTGGCGTGGGTGCACGCCGTGTCGGCGGCCGACCCGACGATCGCCCCGCAGAACCTGGACGTGCTGACGATCCTGGGCTTCGTGATCCTGGTGGGCATCGTGGTGAACAACGCGATCCTGATCGTGCACCAGAGCCTCAACTTCATGGAGAAGGACCCGCTCAAGGACCCGGCGGTCGACGTCGAGCACGCCCACGAGGCCATCGCCCGCGCCACCACCAGCCGCATCCGCCCCATCTTCATGGGCACGCTCACCAGCGTGGGCGGCATGCTGCCCCTGGTGCTGTTCCCCGGCGCGGGCTCGGAGATGTACCGGGGCCTGGGTTCGGTCGTCGTGGGCGGGTTGCTGGTCAGCACGCTGT
- a CDS encoding efflux RND transporter periplasmic adaptor subunit, with protein MRWNAAVFLAALGVFFFGIDVGLAQAPPATVRIDQARSQPLETWRESTGQIRAARRSVLAAEEEGLVADVLVREGDKVQAGQVIARLDDKRAALELRRARAVLESVKAVVAEREALVENAKRDLERVQQTFDRGGGNEREVDQARTDLQAAEARLAAARADVVLNEVLVDLAQTRVEDMIVRAPFGGRIVRRVAEAGQWLGGGDTVAEMVSLETVEAWIDVPERLIDRLTREDGRVRVRVPATGDEVEAERFTIVPDADPRSRLFPVRVVLANEEERFRPGMSVIGLTPTGVTEPTLTVHKDAMLRDDAGEYVYFAVAGQDGGFAAAPARVTRLFAAGDRVAIRAGAMPPGAMVVVEGNERMFPMQPLNIVNLPSDQQAAQGSGEQDAGAATGGDPAGGA; from the coding sequence ATGCGATGGAATGCGGCCGTCTTCTTGGCGGCGCTGGGGGTGTTCTTCTTCGGAATCGATGTCGGTCTCGCACAGGCGCCTCCCGCGACGGTGCGCATCGACCAGGCCCGCAGCCAGCCGCTCGAGACGTGGCGCGAATCGACCGGACAGATACGTGCGGCCCGACGGAGCGTGCTGGCCGCCGAGGAAGAAGGACTGGTCGCTGACGTGCTGGTGCGCGAGGGCGACAAGGTCCAAGCCGGTCAAGTCATCGCACGACTGGATGACAAGCGAGCTGCGCTCGAACTCCGCCGCGCCCGCGCCGTGCTCGAGAGCGTAAAAGCCGTGGTTGCCGAACGCGAAGCACTCGTCGAGAACGCCAAGCGAGACCTGGAGCGCGTCCAGCAGACGTTTGACCGCGGCGGCGGAAACGAGCGCGAGGTCGACCAGGCCCGCACCGACCTCCAGGCCGCCGAGGCGAGGCTGGCCGCGGCCCGCGCAGACGTCGTGCTCAACGAGGTGCTCGTCGATCTGGCCCAGACCCGTGTCGAAGACATGATCGTGCGGGCACCGTTCGGCGGCCGCATCGTGCGCCGCGTGGCCGAAGCGGGTCAGTGGCTGGGGGGAGGAGACACCGTCGCTGAGATGGTTTCCCTCGAAACCGTCGAGGCATGGATCGACGTGCCCGAGCGGCTCATCGATCGCCTGACGCGCGAGGATGGTCGCGTCCGCGTCCGGGTGCCGGCCACGGGCGACGAGGTCGAGGCCGAGCGATTCACGATCGTTCCCGATGCCGATCCGAGGAGCCGGCTGTTTCCCGTCCGGGTTGTCCTCGCGAACGAAGAGGAACGGTTCCGCCCGGGCATGAGCGTGATCGGTCTGACGCCCACGGGCGTGACGGAGCCGACGCTGACGGTGCACAAGGACGCCATGTTGCGCGACGACGCGGGAGAGTACGTGTACTTTGCCGTTGCCGGGCAGGATGGCGGTTTCGCTGCAGCACCCGCCCGGGTCACGCGGCTGTTCGCCGCCGGCGATCGCGTGGCGATCCGTGCGGGGGCGATGCCTCCGGGCGCCATGGTGGTCGTCGAAGGCAACGAGCGAATGTTCCCCATGCAACCGCTCAACATCGTGAATCTTCCAAGCGACCAGCAGGCCGCACAAGGCTCGGGGGAGCAAGACGCCGGTGCCGCGACGGGCGGCGATCCGGCCGGAGGGGCGTGA